One Ornithodoros turicata isolate Travis unplaced genomic scaffold, ASM3712646v1 ctg00000746.1, whole genome shotgun sequence DNA window includes the following coding sequences:
- the LOC135374712 gene encoding FYVE and coiled-coil domain-containing protein 1-like isoform X4 yields the protein MASGIHIDKVVADIREFVKELCKEYQETLIPINDDNVNLHKLCTKLEHVVQHGQKDKFTFLGNPKDYWDYFYRCFASESSCPAYGGITYAKSLSEVKTSLGRGRAFIRFCLMFKCLPDTLKACADNVKATSEFYQDWSILHNSQKFHNCIASLYDLNAAAFDLSPGATDLDVSWPHFAKKTNYSWIPQNKRSSITSITVPVSGNKDGPASPVPSSVPQDVFEQMKKELQQKICDAEAATAESARELQVHKDEQKQKEERWKEREEELLAKLAVLENAGMNGSAQDSSTETDQELDKELQQLATENKDLSVKNGFLTRRLNEILQRLEDSEEALVAARQSELELQTRMEKLRLVNEGLKNLVDAVRQENTILRQQAVVMDKEIHNTHILLEQKKVQCKCLDDQLTELRSRCCEALNSSALKDKKIKKLASILCVIRKRHITSSKSPSEGEGISSGDDKNVNCDVCDSPADGTTELSALSANNDKVQYRELCKVVDEFPSGDSSTDANSELFEHCLRYLGSALLQQESLIEKASSRVKDLSSATHSINLQLHVLQEVLSMKPPEDAAPSNGHTVVSQEIVQTELTPPRIEGCDFIATLFETLCRNHAKLHGLMQAESQLDAELADCRELNSILASKVHEQERKLCGFVQELDRTKVLLETLEGTHQKLQTAKAVMRYELQEKKHILKNLKAQLETTRENSARVRRSNAESELEWKSLREEFTSRKKQDSQDSGLSDAGHSSREQSPSSGDDTSEKDDPDSVEDFSSAVVDSDNDLSRSPHMLVIDIEERYRIRSQRLEFLEQQCRILYNSLVRSTERSNGLQRRLHSLLRGTRYDTSPTSSSSSDDDAPPVPPSELQSALAVITEEAAALPEERLLTDYESDVEETSQDDSLPEIRKRTLDTVVQRVKMEKFQSEEAIANLRQTITELQEANERLTLQITQMADERLQREKDVRQRACDMLKNERCMKSVQVQELTKERDLLLEQRQELLVKLQEKDEKIAEMEKNNKKTMQDYSTLEKEVAVLTEKLQYQTSSHDHIQQSFAVQQTLITEMKDRIEDQEKSLAELEQSLVGLREDRIAEQTQFFTEMEQVQLVVASREEECLNLGEELRQLRVQADQDRHQNEQLKTELAKAKQSLTTLEGDLKQMSGDSDGLKKQIIRLVKEKDLLWKENDNLQYLQRVQATDKWMNNSETDCCLHCSTQFTLTMRKAKHHSLLYIMQHHCRLCGKIFCHNCSNNWLMTTASRNPTRVCNDCTTRNEELMRNARRVSITSTVDSEFDLPEASGYKLQKSKTTEIPFRSKRTSIPSHLAEEVALCSSAPSLQSSSPRTMPKIVRNWSFPRLRKLQYLQRSPRGADDKNFDIISDEEIARSLSACSPYNSFSPPASTEISFHQSSPRTADDIADCGDEGCRGELWVNAGASCGIPIHLDVAETTIRYQFTSDPKTVSFEIKYRSFDADVDAMDVILPSVSVQASPEPVEGQLIVRDPGLYMLVFDNQHSKFMAKKICYKLHAQKPCKDGQASSCV from the exons ATGGCATCTGGAATACACATAGACAAGGTGGTCGCAGACATCCGAG AATTCGTGAAGGAGCTATGCAAAGAGTACCAGGAAACTCTTATTCCTATCAACGATGACAACGTCAATCTCCACAAGCTCTGCACCAAGCTTGAACACGTTGTCCAACATGGACAGAAAG ACAAGTTCACCTTCTTGGGCAATCCCAAGGATTACTGGGACTACTTCTACCGTTGCTTCGCGTCGGAGAGCAGCTGTCCTGCATACGGCGGCATTACTTACGCAAAGTCTTTAAGCGAG GTCAAGACTAGTCTTGGGAGGGGCCGAGCTTTCATCAGGTTTTGTCTAATGTTCAAGTGTCTTCCCGATACCTTGAAAGCATGCGCTGACAATGTCAAGGCAACTAG TGAGTTTTACCAGGACTGGTCAATACTCCACAATTCACAGAAGTTCCATAACTGTATCGCTTCATTGTATGACCTAAATGCGGCAGCGTTTGACCTGTCACCAGGCGCAACTGATCTAGATGTGTCATGGCCGCATTTTGCAAA GAAAACCAATTATTCCTGGATTCCACAGAACAAGCGTTCAAGTATAACCAGTATTACAGTTCCAGTATCGGGG AATAAAGACGGTCCCGCATCTCCAGTTCCTAGCTCCGTTCCTCAGGATGTCTTCGAGCAGATGAAAAAAGAGCTTCAGCAGAAAATTTGTGACGCCGAAGCTGCCACTGCTGAGTCTGCGAGAGAGCTACAGGTGCACAAGGACGagcaaaaacagaaagaagagcgttggaaagaaagggaagaggaactTTTGGCAAAATTAGCTGTCCTTGAGAACGCTGGGATGAATGGATCCGCCCAAGATTCTTCGACAGAAACGGATCAAGAACTTGACAAGGAGTTGCAACAGCTCGCAACAGAAAACAAGGACCTGTCTGTGAAGAACGGTTTTCTTACTCGACGACTGAACGAGATCCTACAAAGGCTTGAGGACAGCGAGGAGGCACTGGTAGCTGCAAGGCAATCGGAACTCGAGTTGCAGACCAGAATGGAAAAGCTTCGGCTCGTTAACGAAGGTCTCAAGAACCTCGTAGATGCAGTCCGGCAAGAGAACACGATTCTGCGGCAGCAGGCAGTGGTCATGGATAAAGAGATACACAACACGCACATTCTTCTGGAACAAAAGAAAGTACAGTGTAAGTGTCTGGACGATCAGCTCACAGAACTGAGGTCAAGGTGCTGTGAAGCCCTTAATAGCAGCGCCCTTAAGgataaaaaaattaagaaattAGCAAGCATACTGTGTGTGATACGGAAGCGGCATATAACGTCAAGCAAGTCGCCAAGTGAAGGAGAAGGAATCTCAAGTGGTGATGACAAGAATGTCAACTGTGATGTCTGTGATAGCCCCGCCGACGGGACCACTGAACTTTCTGCGCTAAGTGCGAACAATGATAAAGTACAATATCGGGAACTCTGTAAAGTCGTGGACGAATTTCCTTCAGGAGACTCATCGACAGATGCTAACTCTGAGCTGTTTGAACACTGTTTGCGCTACCTCGGGTCGGCGTTGCTACAGCAAGAATCTCTGATCGAGAAAGCAAGCAGCAGAGTGAAAGACTTGTCTTCCGCAACTCATAGTATTAACTTACAACTGCACGTCTTACAGGAAGTGCTAAGCATGAAGCCTCCTGAAGATGCCGCACCTAGCAACGGTCACACTGTGGTGTCACAAGAAATAGTACAAACAGAACTGACGCCACCTCGAATTGAGGGATGTGATTTTATTGCTACACTTTTCGAAACCCTCTGCCGTAATCACGCTAAGCTGCATGGGTTGATGCAAGCAGAATCTCAACTGGATGCTGAGCTAGCTGACTGCAGAGAGCTCAACAGTATACTCGCGAGCAAAGTGCATGAGCAAGAACGTAAACTCTGTGGGTTCGTGCAAGAGCTCGACAGGACTAAAGTTCTGCTAGAAACTTTAGAAGGAACGCATCAAAAGTTGCAGACAGCTAAAGCTGTCATGCGGTATGAACTGCAGGAGAAGAAGCACATATTGAAGAACCTCAAAGCCCAACTAGAAACGACGCGCGAAAACAGTGCCAGAGTTCGTCGTTCAAACGCAGAGTCGGAGTTGGAGTGGAAAAGTCTGCGGGAAGAATTTACCAGCAGAAAGAAGCAAGACAGTCAGGACAGCGGTCTCTCGGATGCGGGTCACAGCTCTCGGGAACAGTCTCCTTCTAGCGGTGACGACACGTCAGAGAAGGACGACCCAGATTCAGTTGAAGACTTCAGTTCTGCAGTGGTAGATTCAGATAACGACTTGTCCCGTTCGCCCCATATGCTGGTTATTGATATCGAGGAAAGATATCGTATAAGGTCACAAAGGCTTGAGTTTCTGGAGCAACAGTGCAGGATACTCTACAATAGTTTAGTTCGTAGCACGGAGCGCAGCAACGGGTTGCAGAGGCGGCTCCATAGTTTGCTGCGTGGCACACGCTACGATACTTCCCCAACCAGTAGTAGCAGCAgtgacgacgacgcgcctccaGTGCCTCCATCGGAACTTCAAAGTGCATTGGCTGTTATAACAGAAGAAGCGGCAGCGCTTCCGGAGGAAAGGCTATTGACGGATTACGAGTCTGACGTAGAAGAGACCTCTCAGGACGACTCGCTCCCTGAAATTAGAAAACGTACCCTCGACACTGTTGTGCAGCGAGTGAAAATGGAGAAATTTCAAAGCGAAGAAGCTATCGCAAACTTGAGACAAACTATAACGGAGCTCCAAGAAGCCAATGAACGACTGACTCTGCAGATTACCCAAATGGCAGATGAAAGACTGCAAAGGGAGAAAGATGTAAG GCAGAGGGCATGTGATATGCTGAAGAACGAGCGGTGCATGAAGAGCGTTCAGGTCCAAGAGTTAACAAAGGAACGCGATTTGCTTCTTGAGCAAAGACAAGAACTGCTTGTGAAGCTTCAGGAGAAGGATGAGAAGATTGCGGAGATGGAAAAGAACAACAAGAAGACTATGCAAGACTATAGCACACTGGAAAAAGAAGTCGCTGTGCTGACTGAGAAGCTGCAGTATCAGACATCATCGCATGACCACATACAACAG AGTTTCGCGGTGCAGCAGACCTTGATAACAGAAATGAAAGACAGGATCGAGGATCAAGAAAAATCACTCGCTGAGCTTGAACAGTCACTGGTGGGACTTCGTGAAGATCGCATAGCGGAACAGACCCAGTTCTTCACGGAG ATGGAACAAGTGCAACTTGTGGTAGCATCCAGGGAAGAAGAATGCTTAAATCTGGGCGAAGAGCTTCGGCAG CTACGTGTCCAAGCAGACCAGGACAGGCATCAGAACGAGCAGCTAAAGACGGAACTTGCAAAAGCCAAACAGTCGCTGACAACACTTGAAGGGGATCTAAAGCAGATGTCTGGAGATTCCGATGGCTTAAAGAAGCAGATCATAAGGCTTGTAAA GGAGAAAGACCTTCTTTGGAAGGAGAACGACAACCTTCAATACCTTCAGCGAGTACAAGCGACGGATAAATGGATGAACAACAGTGAAACTGATTGCTGCCTTCACTGTTCGACGCAGTTCACACTTACCATGCGAAAG GCGAAGCATCATTCGCTTCTTTATATAATGCAGCACCACTGCCGGCTGTGTGGAAAGATATTTTGTCACAACTGCTCCAACAACTGGCTGATGACAACGGCGAGTCG GAATCCCACACGAGTGTGCAACGATTGTACGACAAGGAACGAAGAACTTATGCGCAACGCCAGGAGGGTATCCATTACGAGCACTGTGGACAGCGAGTTCGACCTCCCTGAGGCGTCGGGCTACAAACTACAGAAAAGCAAAACCACTGAGATACCCTTCAGGAGTAAAAGGA CATCCATCCCGAGCCACCTCGCAGAGGAAGTGGCCTTGTGCTCCTCGGCCCCTTCTTTGCAATCGTCGTCGCCACGCACCATGCCCAAAATTGTTCGCAACTG GTCATTCCCACGACTTCGAAAACTACAGTACCTGCAGAGATCCCCGCGTGGAGCCGATGACAAGAACTTTGACATCATAAGCGACGAAGAGATAGCACGGTCGCTTTCTGCCTGCAGTCCTTACAACAGCTTCAGCCCTCCCGCCAGCACGGAGATATCTTTCCATCAGAGCTCTCCTCGCACCGCAGACGACATTGCCGACTGCGGAGACGAGGGTTGTCGCGGGGAACTATGGGTCAATGCTGGTGCAAGCTGTGGCATTCCTATCCACCTTGACGTTGCAGAAACTACTATCCGGTACCAGTTCACGTCAGACCCCAAG ACTGTCTCCTTCGAGATAAAGTATAGATCATTTGATGCAGACGTAGACGCCATGGATGTCATCCTACCCTCTGTGAGTGTGCAAGCAAGTCCCGAACCCGTAGAAGGACAGCTGATAGTGCGAGACCCTGGACTCTACATGCTGGTATTTGACAACCAGCACTCAAA GTTCATGGCCAAGAAGATTTGCTACAAGCTTCATGCGCAGAAACCGTGCAAAGACGGTCAAGCGTCGTCGTGCGTATGA
- the LOC135374712 gene encoding FYVE and coiled-coil domain-containing protein 1-like isoform X3, which yields MTWTEKDTNDRAPVPAMASGIHIDKVVADIREFVKELCKEYQETLIPINDDNVNLHKLCTKLEHVVQHGQKDKFTFLGNPKDYWDYFYRCFASESSCPAYGGITYAKSLSEVKTSLGRGRAFIRFCLMFKCLPDTLKACADNVKATSEFYQDWSILHNSQKFHNCIASLYDLNAAAFDLSPGATDLDVSWPHFAKKTNYSWIPQNKRSSITSITVPVSGNKDGPASPVPSSVPQDVFEQMKKELQQKICDAEAATAESARELQVHKDEQKQKEERWKEREEELLAKLAVLENAGMNGSAQDSSTETDQELDKELQQLATENKDLSVKNGFLTRRLNEILQRLEDSEEALVAARQSELELQTRMEKLRLVNEGLKNLVDAVRQENTILRQQAVVMDKEIHNTHILLEQKKVQCKCLDDQLTELRSRCCEALNSSALKDKKIKKLASILCVIRKRHITSSKSPSEGEGISSGDDKNVNCDVCDSPADGTTELSALSANNDKVQYRELCKVVDEFPSGDSSTDANSELFEHCLRYLGSALLQQESLIEKASSRVKDLSSATHSINLQLHVLQEVLSMKPPEDAAPSNGHTVVSQEIVQTELTPPRIEGCDFIATLFETLCRNHAKLHGLMQAESQLDAELADCRELNSILASKVHEQERKLCGFVQELDRTKVLLETLEGTHQKLQTAKAVMRYELQEKKHILKNLKAQLETTRENSARVRRSNAESELEWKSLREEFTSRKKQDSQDSGLSDAGHSSREQSPSSGDDTSEKDDPDSVEDFSSAVVDSDNDLSRSPHMLVIDIEERYRIRSQRLEFLEQQCRILYNSLVRSTERSNGLQRRLHSLLRGTRYDTSPTSSSSSDDDAPPVPPSELQSALAVITEEAAALPEERLLTDYESDVEETSQDDSLPEIRKRTLDTVVQRVKMEKFQSEEAIANLRQTITELQEANERLTLQITQMADERLQREKDVRQRACDMLKNERCMKSVQVQELTKERDLLLEQRQELLVKLQEKDEKIAEMEKNNKKTMQDYSTLEKEVAVLTEKLQYQTSSHDHIQQSFAVQQTLITEMKDRIEDQEKSLAELEQSLVGLREDRIAEQTQFFTEMEQVQLVVASREEECLNLGEELRQLRVQADQDRHQNEQLKTELAKAKQSLTTLEGDLKQMSGDSDGLKKQIIRLVKEKDLLWKENDNLQYLQRVQATDKWMNNSETDCCLHCSTQFTLTMRKAKHHSLLYIMQHHCRLCGKIFCHNCSNNWLMTTASRNPTRVCNDCTTRNEELMRNARRVSITSTVDSEFDLPEASGYKLQKSKTTEIPFRSKRTSIPSHLAEEVALCSSAPSLQSSSPRTMPKIVRNWSFPRLRKLQYLQRSPRGADDKNFDIISDEEIARSLSACSPYNSFSPPASTEISFHQSSPRTADDIADCGDEGCRGELWVNAGASCGIPIHLDVAETTIRYQFTSDPKTVSFEIKYRSFDADVDAMDVILPSVSVQASPEPVEGQLIVRDPGLYMLVFDNQHSKFMAKKICYKLHAQKPCKDGQASSCV from the exons AAGGACACAAATGACCGTGCTCCAGTTCCTGCAATGGCATCTGGAATACACATAGACAAGGTGGTCGCAGACATCCGAG AATTCGTGAAGGAGCTATGCAAAGAGTACCAGGAAACTCTTATTCCTATCAACGATGACAACGTCAATCTCCACAAGCTCTGCACCAAGCTTGAACACGTTGTCCAACATGGACAGAAAG ACAAGTTCACCTTCTTGGGCAATCCCAAGGATTACTGGGACTACTTCTACCGTTGCTTCGCGTCGGAGAGCAGCTGTCCTGCATACGGCGGCATTACTTACGCAAAGTCTTTAAGCGAG GTCAAGACTAGTCTTGGGAGGGGCCGAGCTTTCATCAGGTTTTGTCTAATGTTCAAGTGTCTTCCCGATACCTTGAAAGCATGCGCTGACAATGTCAAGGCAACTAG TGAGTTTTACCAGGACTGGTCAATACTCCACAATTCACAGAAGTTCCATAACTGTATCGCTTCATTGTATGACCTAAATGCGGCAGCGTTTGACCTGTCACCAGGCGCAACTGATCTAGATGTGTCATGGCCGCATTTTGCAAA GAAAACCAATTATTCCTGGATTCCACAGAACAAGCGTTCAAGTATAACCAGTATTACAGTTCCAGTATCGGGG AATAAAGACGGTCCCGCATCTCCAGTTCCTAGCTCCGTTCCTCAGGATGTCTTCGAGCAGATGAAAAAAGAGCTTCAGCAGAAAATTTGTGACGCCGAAGCTGCCACTGCTGAGTCTGCGAGAGAGCTACAGGTGCACAAGGACGagcaaaaacagaaagaagagcgttggaaagaaagggaagaggaactTTTGGCAAAATTAGCTGTCCTTGAGAACGCTGGGATGAATGGATCCGCCCAAGATTCTTCGACAGAAACGGATCAAGAACTTGACAAGGAGTTGCAACAGCTCGCAACAGAAAACAAGGACCTGTCTGTGAAGAACGGTTTTCTTACTCGACGACTGAACGAGATCCTACAAAGGCTTGAGGACAGCGAGGAGGCACTGGTAGCTGCAAGGCAATCGGAACTCGAGTTGCAGACCAGAATGGAAAAGCTTCGGCTCGTTAACGAAGGTCTCAAGAACCTCGTAGATGCAGTCCGGCAAGAGAACACGATTCTGCGGCAGCAGGCAGTGGTCATGGATAAAGAGATACACAACACGCACATTCTTCTGGAACAAAAGAAAGTACAGTGTAAGTGTCTGGACGATCAGCTCACAGAACTGAGGTCAAGGTGCTGTGAAGCCCTTAATAGCAGCGCCCTTAAGgataaaaaaattaagaaattAGCAAGCATACTGTGTGTGATACGGAAGCGGCATATAACGTCAAGCAAGTCGCCAAGTGAAGGAGAAGGAATCTCAAGTGGTGATGACAAGAATGTCAACTGTGATGTCTGTGATAGCCCCGCCGACGGGACCACTGAACTTTCTGCGCTAAGTGCGAACAATGATAAAGTACAATATCGGGAACTCTGTAAAGTCGTGGACGAATTTCCTTCAGGAGACTCATCGACAGATGCTAACTCTGAGCTGTTTGAACACTGTTTGCGCTACCTCGGGTCGGCGTTGCTACAGCAAGAATCTCTGATCGAGAAAGCAAGCAGCAGAGTGAAAGACTTGTCTTCCGCAACTCATAGTATTAACTTACAACTGCACGTCTTACAGGAAGTGCTAAGCATGAAGCCTCCTGAAGATGCCGCACCTAGCAACGGTCACACTGTGGTGTCACAAGAAATAGTACAAACAGAACTGACGCCACCTCGAATTGAGGGATGTGATTTTATTGCTACACTTTTCGAAACCCTCTGCCGTAATCACGCTAAGCTGCATGGGTTGATGCAAGCAGAATCTCAACTGGATGCTGAGCTAGCTGACTGCAGAGAGCTCAACAGTATACTCGCGAGCAAAGTGCATGAGCAAGAACGTAAACTCTGTGGGTTCGTGCAAGAGCTCGACAGGACTAAAGTTCTGCTAGAAACTTTAGAAGGAACGCATCAAAAGTTGCAGACAGCTAAAGCTGTCATGCGGTATGAACTGCAGGAGAAGAAGCACATATTGAAGAACCTCAAAGCCCAACTAGAAACGACGCGCGAAAACAGTGCCAGAGTTCGTCGTTCAAACGCAGAGTCGGAGTTGGAGTGGAAAAGTCTGCGGGAAGAATTTACCAGCAGAAAGAAGCAAGACAGTCAGGACAGCGGTCTCTCGGATGCGGGTCACAGCTCTCGGGAACAGTCTCCTTCTAGCGGTGACGACACGTCAGAGAAGGACGACCCAGATTCAGTTGAAGACTTCAGTTCTGCAGTGGTAGATTCAGATAACGACTTGTCCCGTTCGCCCCATATGCTGGTTATTGATATCGAGGAAAGATATCGTATAAGGTCACAAAGGCTTGAGTTTCTGGAGCAACAGTGCAGGATACTCTACAATAGTTTAGTTCGTAGCACGGAGCGCAGCAACGGGTTGCAGAGGCGGCTCCATAGTTTGCTGCGTGGCACACGCTACGATACTTCCCCAACCAGTAGTAGCAGCAgtgacgacgacgcgcctccaGTGCCTCCATCGGAACTTCAAAGTGCATTGGCTGTTATAACAGAAGAAGCGGCAGCGCTTCCGGAGGAAAGGCTATTGACGGATTACGAGTCTGACGTAGAAGAGACCTCTCAGGACGACTCGCTCCCTGAAATTAGAAAACGTACCCTCGACACTGTTGTGCAGCGAGTGAAAATGGAGAAATTTCAAAGCGAAGAAGCTATCGCAAACTTGAGACAAACTATAACGGAGCTCCAAGAAGCCAATGAACGACTGACTCTGCAGATTACCCAAATGGCAGATGAAAGACTGCAAAGGGAGAAAGATGTAAG GCAGAGGGCATGTGATATGCTGAAGAACGAGCGGTGCATGAAGAGCGTTCAGGTCCAAGAGTTAACAAAGGAACGCGATTTGCTTCTTGAGCAAAGACAAGAACTGCTTGTGAAGCTTCAGGAGAAGGATGAGAAGATTGCGGAGATGGAAAAGAACAACAAGAAGACTATGCAAGACTATAGCACACTGGAAAAAGAAGTCGCTGTGCTGACTGAGAAGCTGCAGTATCAGACATCATCGCATGACCACATACAACAG AGTTTCGCGGTGCAGCAGACCTTGATAACAGAAATGAAAGACAGGATCGAGGATCAAGAAAAATCACTCGCTGAGCTTGAACAGTCACTGGTGGGACTTCGTGAAGATCGCATAGCGGAACAGACCCAGTTCTTCACGGAG ATGGAACAAGTGCAACTTGTGGTAGCATCCAGGGAAGAAGAATGCTTAAATCTGGGCGAAGAGCTTCGGCAG CTACGTGTCCAAGCAGACCAGGACAGGCATCAGAACGAGCAGCTAAAGACGGAACTTGCAAAAGCCAAACAGTCGCTGACAACACTTGAAGGGGATCTAAAGCAGATGTCTGGAGATTCCGATGGCTTAAAGAAGCAGATCATAAGGCTTGTAAA GGAGAAAGACCTTCTTTGGAAGGAGAACGACAACCTTCAATACCTTCAGCGAGTACAAGCGACGGATAAATGGATGAACAACAGTGAAACTGATTGCTGCCTTCACTGTTCGACGCAGTTCACACTTACCATGCGAAAG GCGAAGCATCATTCGCTTCTTTATATAATGCAGCACCACTGCCGGCTGTGTGGAAAGATATTTTGTCACAACTGCTCCAACAACTGGCTGATGACAACGGCGAGTCG GAATCCCACACGAGTGTGCAACGATTGTACGACAAGGAACGAAGAACTTATGCGCAACGCCAGGAGGGTATCCATTACGAGCACTGTGGACAGCGAGTTCGACCTCCCTGAGGCGTCGGGCTACAAACTACAGAAAAGCAAAACCACTGAGATACCCTTCAGGAGTAAAAGGA CATCCATCCCGAGCCACCTCGCAGAGGAAGTGGCCTTGTGCTCCTCGGCCCCTTCTTTGCAATCGTCGTCGCCACGCACCATGCCCAAAATTGTTCGCAACTG GTCATTCCCACGACTTCGAAAACTACAGTACCTGCAGAGATCCCCGCGTGGAGCCGATGACAAGAACTTTGACATCATAAGCGACGAAGAGATAGCACGGTCGCTTTCTGCCTGCAGTCCTTACAACAGCTTCAGCCCTCCCGCCAGCACGGAGATATCTTTCCATCAGAGCTCTCCTCGCACCGCAGACGACATTGCCGACTGCGGAGACGAGGGTTGTCGCGGGGAACTATGGGTCAATGCTGGTGCAAGCTGTGGCATTCCTATCCACCTTGACGTTGCAGAAACTACTATCCGGTACCAGTTCACGTCAGACCCCAAG ACTGTCTCCTTCGAGATAAAGTATAGATCATTTGATGCAGACGTAGACGCCATGGATGTCATCCTACCCTCTGTGAGTGTGCAAGCAAGTCCCGAACCCGTAGAAGGACAGCTGATAGTGCGAGACCCTGGACTCTACATGCTGGTATTTGACAACCAGCACTCAAA GTTCATGGCCAAGAAGATTTGCTACAAGCTTCATGCGCAGAAACCGTGCAAAGACGGTCAAGCGTCGTCGTGCGTATGA